The proteins below come from a single Mycolicibacterium sp. TY81 genomic window:
- a CDS encoding hemolysin family protein, with product MTGLTPLIGAIVLVVIGGVFAAIDAAINTVSIARVDELIRDERPGAVRLAKIVRNRPQYVNLVVLLRVVCEASATVLLVDYLDELMTRGWALVSAAAIMVVVSFVAIGVGPRTVGRQNAYSISLLSALPLQVIAVLLTPISRLLVLIGNALTPGRGFRNGPFASEIELLEVVDLAQQRGVVAAEERRMIKSVFELGDTPAREVMVPRTEMVWIESDKSAGQATSLAVRSGHSRIPVIGENVDDVVGVVYLKDLVEQTYNSTNGGRETKVAAVMRPAVFMPDSKPLDELLNEMQRTRNHMALLVDEYGAIAGLVSIEDVLEEIVGEIADEYDTDEVLPVEELGDNRFRVSARLPLEDLAELCGFEVDGDLDVDTVGGLLAHELGRVPLPGAEVRVSFPSHRSQYPATLQLRAEGGRDHRGRVRIGTVLVTPVEPERTDDVEEGEPDE from the coding sequence GTGACCGGGTTGACGCCGTTGATCGGCGCCATAGTGCTCGTCGTGATCGGCGGGGTGTTCGCGGCGATCGATGCCGCCATCAACACCGTCTCGATCGCGCGGGTCGACGAGCTGATCCGCGATGAGCGGCCCGGTGCGGTGCGGCTGGCCAAGATCGTCCGGAACCGGCCGCAGTACGTCAATCTCGTTGTGCTGCTGCGGGTTGTCTGCGAGGCTTCGGCGACCGTCCTGCTGGTCGACTACCTCGACGAGCTGATGACGCGCGGGTGGGCCCTGGTGTCCGCCGCGGCCATCATGGTTGTCGTCAGCTTCGTCGCCATCGGTGTCGGCCCCCGCACCGTGGGGCGGCAGAACGCGTACTCCATCTCGCTGCTGTCGGCGCTTCCGCTGCAGGTGATCGCGGTGCTGCTGACCCCGATCAGCCGGCTGCTGGTGCTCATCGGTAACGCCCTGACGCCGGGGCGGGGTTTCCGCAACGGACCCTTCGCCTCGGAAATCGAACTGCTCGAGGTCGTCGACCTCGCGCAGCAGCGGGGTGTCGTGGCCGCCGAAGAGCGGCGAATGATCAAGTCCGTCTTCGAACTCGGTGACACCCCGGCACGCGAGGTCATGGTGCCCCGCACCGAGATGGTGTGGATCGAGAGCGACAAGTCGGCCGGGCAGGCGACCTCGCTGGCGGTCCGCAGCGGACACTCCCGCATCCCGGTGATCGGGGAGAACGTCGACGACGTCGTCGGCGTCGTCTATCTCAAAGACCTTGTGGAGCAGACCTACAACTCCACCAACGGCGGTCGCGAGACCAAGGTGGCCGCGGTGATGCGTCCCGCGGTGTTCATGCCGGACTCCAAACCGCTCGACGAGCTGCTCAACGAGATGCAGCGCACCCGCAACCACATGGCGTTGCTGGTCGACGAGTACGGCGCGATCGCCGGCCTGGTGTCCATCGAGGACGTGCTCGAGGAGATCGTCGGTGAGATCGCCGACGAATACGACACCGACGAGGTGCTGCCGGTAGAAGAACTGGGCGACAACCGGTTTCGGGTGTCGGCGCGGCTACCGCTGGAGGACCTGGCCGAACTGTGTGGCTTCGAGGTCGACGGCGACCTGGACGTGGACACCGTCGGCGGGCTCCTGGCGCACGAACTGGGGCGCGTGCCGCTGCCGGGCGCCGAGGTCCGGGTGTCGTTCCCGTCGCATCGATCGCAGTACCCGGCGACCCTCCAGCTGCGGGCCGAGGGCGGCCGGGACCATCGCGGCCGGGTCCGGATCGGCACCGTCCTGGTGACGCCGGTGGAGCCGGAACGCACTGATGACGTGGAAGAAGGAGAACCCGATGAGTGA
- the ybeY gene encoding rRNA maturation RNase YbeY, which yields MTVEVSNESGIDVSEDELISVARFVISKMDVNPAAELSMVLVDQSAMADLHMRWMDLPGPTDVMSFPMDELEPGGRPDAPEPGPSMLGDIVLCPEFAANQAEAAGHSLGHELALLTVHGVLHLLGYDHAEPDEEKEMFDLQRQLLEEWVADQVHAYHKDRQTEKDRRLLDKSRYFDEP from the coding sequence GTGACGGTCGAGGTTTCCAACGAGTCGGGAATCGACGTATCCGAAGACGAGCTGATCAGCGTCGCGCGGTTCGTCATCTCCAAGATGGACGTCAACCCCGCCGCTGAACTCTCGATGGTCCTCGTGGACCAGTCGGCCATGGCCGATCTGCACATGCGCTGGATGGACCTGCCGGGCCCCACCGACGTGATGAGCTTCCCGATGGACGAGCTCGAGCCCGGCGGCCGGCCGGATGCGCCCGAGCCCGGGCCGTCGATGCTCGGGGACATCGTGCTGTGTCCCGAGTTCGCCGCGAATCAGGCTGAGGCCGCCGGACATTCACTGGGGCATGAGCTGGCGCTGTTGACCGTGCACGGCGTGCTGCACCTGCTGGGCTACGACCACGCCGAGCCGGACGAGGAAAAAGAGATGTTCGACCTGCAGCGTCAGCTGCTCGAGGAGTGGGTCGCCGACCAGGTGCACGCCTACCACAAGGATCGGCAGACCGAGAAAGACCGCCGGCTGCTGGACAAGTCGCGGTACTTCGACGAACCGTGA
- a CDS encoding metalloregulator ArsR/SmtB family transcription factor — translation MPPTTTHDELDHQHSGAPFPSSPPRDTLDAAGDLLRALAAPIRIAIVMQLRESQRCVHELVDALEVPQPLVSQHLRILKSAGVVAGERAGREVMYRLVDHHLAHIVVDAIAHVEEDRS, via the coding sequence GTGCCACCCACCACTACGCATGACGAGCTCGACCACCAGCACAGCGGCGCGCCGTTTCCGTCGTCCCCGCCGCGGGACACGCTCGACGCCGCCGGCGACCTGCTGCGCGCCCTCGCCGCGCCCATCCGCATCGCCATCGTGATGCAGCTGCGCGAGTCACAGCGCTGCGTGCACGAACTCGTCGACGCCCTGGAAGTCCCGCAGCCCCTGGTCAGCCAGCACCTGCGCATCCTCAAGTCGGCCGGGGTCGTCGCGGGTGAACGCGCCGGCCGCGAGGTGATGTACCGCCTGGTCGACCATCACCTCGCGCACATCGTCGTCGACGCGATCGCGCACGTCGAGGAGGACCGGTCGTGA
- a CDS encoding EspA/EspE family type VII secretion system effector, which produces MTVLGAFLSTWDDARATFGSGTPVGGAEFDMSDQFHELRSTVLSAASGGEWTGTAAEAYDDRNRAHAGAIGRLAELDRRLGVEVDRSAAVVTAGRRDLDSVKQWVVDAAASVPPTAAGDRVLLPVVVKGTAEIADIISRSNADMDAIAARIREIGSGYEEIAGRDGRDPGDPNGKPEDPPADKHPGDTIPAPPPWAKHDGGAGEWGSQPWYARGDDAAFKAAIEAGLPLIGLKWPHAADLMDHYLDNTGKPYNLDVNSMMNDIPQMRARADARINDEVNRIVADAAATGQYGRPVAFRTGWDGYYMDAEANPDWYHAVGGVDMSVGGVVTVYPPDTPGGPPRVHVESQVNVADQYNWDEGKETKVGPITITDKDMGGLQTAGMAREFEIAGASSVTTYDGVPR; this is translated from the coding sequence GTGACGGTTCTCGGCGCATTTCTTTCGACGTGGGACGACGCGCGCGCGACGTTCGGGTCGGGTACGCCGGTCGGCGGTGCCGAATTCGACATGAGCGACCAGTTCCACGAACTTCGCAGCACAGTGCTGTCGGCGGCGAGCGGCGGCGAGTGGACGGGCACCGCGGCCGAGGCGTACGACGACCGCAATCGCGCGCATGCCGGGGCCATCGGCAGGCTCGCCGAACTCGACCGACGGCTCGGTGTCGAGGTCGACCGGTCGGCGGCCGTGGTGACGGCGGGCCGCCGCGATCTCGACTCCGTCAAACAGTGGGTGGTCGACGCGGCCGCCAGCGTGCCGCCCACCGCCGCGGGCGACCGTGTACTGCTTCCCGTGGTGGTGAAGGGGACGGCCGAGATCGCCGACATCATCAGTCGGTCGAACGCCGATATGGATGCCATCGCGGCGCGCATCCGCGAGATTGGTTCGGGCTATGAGGAAATCGCCGGGCGGGACGGACGCGATCCCGGCGATCCGAACGGAAAACCGGAGGACCCGCCGGCCGACAAACACCCGGGCGACACCATTCCGGCGCCGCCGCCATGGGCGAAACATGATGGCGGGGCTGGAGAGTGGGGTTCGCAGCCGTGGTACGCGCGGGGTGACGACGCCGCCTTCAAAGCCGCCATCGAGGCCGGGTTGCCATTGATCGGGCTCAAGTGGCCGCATGCGGCCGACCTGATGGATCACTATCTCGACAACACCGGGAAGCCCTACAACCTCGATGTGAATTCGATGATGAACGACATCCCGCAGATGCGCGCGCGAGCCGACGCCAGGATCAACGACGAGGTCAACCGGATTGTCGCGGACGCCGCGGCGACGGGGCAGTACGGCCGGCCGGTGGCGTTCCGGACGGGCTGGGACGGCTATTACATGGACGCCGAGGCCAATCCCGACTGGTACCACGCTGTCGGCGGCGTCGACATGTCGGTCGGTGGGGTGGTCACCGTCTACCCGCCGGACACTCCGGGCGGGCCGCCTCGCGTCCACGTCGAATCGCAGGTGAACGTGGCGGATCAGTACAACTGGGACGAAGGGAAGGAGACCAAGGTGGGACCCATCACGATCACCGACAAGGACATGGGCGGCCTCCAGACCGCCGGCATGGCAAGGGAATTCGAGATCGCGGGTGCGTCGTCGGTCACGACGTACGACGGGGTGCCGCGGTGA
- the recO gene encoding DNA repair protein RecO produces MRLYRDRAVVLRQHKLGEADRIVTLLTREHGLVRAVAKGVRRTRSKFGSRLEPFAHIDVQLHPGRNLDIVTQVVSLDAFAADIVNDYGRYTCGCAILETAERLAGEERNPMPALQRLTVGALRAVADGSRPRELVLDAYLLRAMGIAGWAPAITECARCAAPGPHRAFHVAAGGSVCVHCRPSGSVTPPQGVLDLMAALHDGDWEFAQASPTGHRSQASGLVAAHLQWHLERQLRTLPLVERAYRPDTALIEQRVTLLRQDIAHGTQPGAQDQLSTAASGA; encoded by the coding sequence ATGCGGTTGTACCGGGATCGAGCGGTCGTGCTGCGCCAGCACAAGCTCGGCGAGGCCGACCGGATCGTCACGCTGCTCACCCGCGAACACGGGCTGGTCCGCGCGGTGGCCAAGGGCGTGCGGCGGACCCGCAGCAAGTTCGGCTCGCGGCTGGAGCCGTTCGCCCACATCGACGTGCAGCTGCATCCCGGCCGCAACCTCGACATCGTCACCCAGGTGGTGTCCCTCGACGCGTTCGCCGCCGACATCGTCAACGACTACGGCCGCTACACCTGCGGCTGCGCCATCCTGGAGACCGCCGAGCGGCTGGCCGGTGAGGAACGCAACCCGATGCCGGCACTGCAGCGGCTCACCGTCGGCGCACTGCGGGCCGTCGCCGACGGCAGCCGGCCCCGTGAACTGGTCCTCGACGCCTATCTGCTGCGGGCCATGGGGATCGCCGGCTGGGCGCCGGCCATCACCGAGTGCGCGCGCTGCGCCGCACCCGGTCCGCACCGGGCGTTCCATGTCGCGGCAGGCGGCAGCGTGTGTGTGCACTGCCGGCCGTCGGGATCGGTCACCCCGCCGCAGGGTGTGCTGGATCTGATGGCCGCGCTGCACGACGGCGACTGGGAGTTTGCGCAGGCCTCGCCGACCGGGCACCGCAGCCAGGCCAGCGGGCTGGTGGCCGCGCACCTGCAGTGGCATCTGGAGCGTCAGCTGCGGACATTGCCCCTCGTCGAGCGTGCGTACCGTCCCGATACCGCACTCATTGAGCAGCGCGTGACCCTACTCAGGCAGGATATTGCCCATGGCACTCAACCGGGCGCGCAAGACCAGCTATCCACAGCTGCCTCAGGCGCCTGA
- a CDS encoding SDR family oxidoreductase, producing MTRVSVITGGAGGMGRATAKIVGRDHTVVLADVRQDRLDAAAAELSGLGIAAIPVHADVTDRVAVDQLFATATEFGPIVSVIHAAGVSPSMGPAEYVARTNAIGTVNVNEAFYRFADAGAAIVNVASMAAHLLPDEIIPTAKFPLALTDEAAFLAEMLAACAFAPEELRSGMAYGVSKNFVKWCSSSQAERFNGKGLRIVSVSPGSVDTEMGLLEADAGAGAMVMNAAVPRWGKAEEMAELFAFCASDRAGYLTGTDILNDGGVVASMRERARRDAAAG from the coding sequence ATGACACGAGTTTCGGTGATCACCGGCGGTGCCGGCGGGATGGGCCGGGCGACGGCCAAGATCGTCGGGCGGGACCACACGGTGGTGCTGGCCGATGTGCGTCAGGACCGTCTCGACGCCGCGGCGGCAGAACTGTCCGGTCTCGGAATCGCCGCAATACCGGTCCACGCCGATGTCACCGACCGGGTCGCAGTGGACCAATTGTTCGCCACCGCAACAGAGTTCGGTCCGATCGTGTCGGTGATCCACGCTGCCGGCGTCAGCCCGAGCATGGGGCCGGCGGAGTACGTGGCACGCACCAATGCGATCGGCACCGTCAACGTCAACGAGGCCTTCTACCGCTTCGCGGACGCAGGTGCGGCGATCGTCAACGTGGCGTCGATGGCGGCACACCTGCTGCCCGACGAGATCATCCCGACGGCGAAGTTCCCGCTGGCCCTCACCGATGAGGCCGCGTTTCTGGCCGAGATGCTGGCGGCCTGTGCGTTCGCGCCCGAGGAACTGCGCTCGGGCATGGCCTATGGCGTGAGCAAGAATTTCGTCAAGTGGTGCAGCAGCTCGCAGGCCGAGCGCTTCAACGGCAAGGGGCTGCGCATCGTCTCGGTGTCACCGGGCTCGGTCGACACCGAGATGGGACTGCTCGAGGCCGACGCGGGCGCCGGTGCGATGGTCATGAACGCCGCGGTACCGCGCTGGGGCAAGGCCGAGGAGATGGCCGAGCTGTTCGCATTCTGCGCCAGCGACAGGGCCGGGTACCTCACCGGCACCGACATCCTGAACGACGGTGGCGTGGTCGCCTCGATGCGCGAGCGGGCCCGTCGCGACGCCGCGGCGGGCTGA
- a CDS encoding decaprenyl diphosphate synthase, which yields MALNRARKTSYPQLPQAPDDYPIFPDVSTWPVVFPELPPNSNGRFARPPQHPSKAVAPQIPADQVPNHVAVVMDGNGRWATQRGLGRTEGHKMGEAVLIDITCGAIELGIKHLSVYAFSTENWKRSTEEVRFLMGFNREVVRRRRENLNAMGVNMRWVGSRPRMWSSVIKEFDIAEQMTVGNDVITVNYCVNYGGRTEIVEAARELAEQAAAGKINPNRISEASFAKHLHRPDIPDVDLFIRTSGEQRASNFMLWQAAYAEYVFQDKLWPDYDRRDLWAACEEYVNRNRRFGRA from the coding sequence ATGGCACTCAACCGGGCGCGCAAGACCAGCTATCCACAGCTGCCTCAGGCGCCTGACGACTATCCGATCTTCCCGGACGTTTCGACCTGGCCCGTGGTCTTTCCGGAGCTCCCACCGAACTCCAACGGCCGCTTCGCACGGCCGCCGCAGCACCCGTCCAAGGCCGTCGCACCGCAGATTCCCGCCGACCAGGTACCCAACCACGTCGCCGTCGTCATGGACGGCAACGGCCGGTGGGCCACCCAGCGCGGGCTCGGACGCACCGAGGGCCACAAGATGGGTGAGGCGGTGTTGATCGACATCACCTGCGGAGCCATCGAACTGGGCATCAAACACCTGTCGGTGTACGCGTTCTCCACCGAGAACTGGAAGCGCAGCACCGAAGAGGTGCGGTTCCTGATGGGCTTCAACCGCGAGGTGGTGCGCCGCCGCCGCGAGAACCTCAACGCGATGGGCGTCAACATGCGGTGGGTCGGGTCGCGGCCGCGCATGTGGAGCAGCGTCATCAAGGAGTTCGACATCGCCGAGCAGATGACCGTCGGCAACGACGTCATCACCGTCAACTACTGCGTGAACTACGGCGGGCGTACCGAGATCGTCGAAGCGGCGCGCGAACTCGCCGAGCAGGCGGCGGCCGGCAAGATCAACCCGAACCGCATCTCCGAGGCGTCGTTCGCCAAGCACCTGCACCGCCCCGACATCCCCGACGTCGACCTGTTCATCCGCACCTCGGGCGAGCAGCGCGCCAGCAACTTCATGCTGTGGCAGGCGGCGTACGCCGAGTACGTCTTCCAGGACAAGCTCTGGCCGGACTACGACCGCCGCGACCTGTGGGCGGCGTGCGAGGAGTACGTCAACCGCAACCGACGGTTCGGGAGGGCCTGA
- a CDS encoding NUDIX domain-containing protein: MTVIRIVAAVVADERGHLLVVRKRGTTTFMQPGGKFEPGESPVDALAREIREELGVGITDVRELGHHTAVAANEPGHTVDAELFLVQLDGAPQIAAEIEEMAWIDPSAPGDIRLAPLTAEAVLDWARSRAALEP; encoded by the coding sequence GTGACCGTCATCCGGATCGTCGCCGCGGTGGTCGCCGACGAACGCGGGCACCTGCTGGTCGTCCGCAAACGTGGCACGACGACGTTCATGCAACCCGGCGGCAAGTTCGAACCGGGGGAGTCGCCGGTCGACGCGCTGGCCCGCGAGATCCGGGAGGAACTCGGGGTCGGCATCACCGACGTGCGGGAGTTGGGTCACCACACGGCGGTCGCGGCCAACGAGCCCGGGCACACGGTCGACGCCGAGCTGTTCCTCGTGCAGCTCGACGGCGCGCCGCAGATCGCGGCCGAGATCGAGGAGATGGCCTGGATCGATCCGTCGGCACCCGGCGACATCAGGCTGGCGCCGCTGACGGCCGAGGCGGTGCTGGACTGGGCGCGGAGCCGGGCGGCTCTGGAGCCCTGA
- the era gene encoding GTPase Era yields MSDEFRSGFVCLVGRPNTGKSTLTNALVGTKVAITSNRPQTTRHTIRGIVHREDFQIILVDTPGLHRPRTLLGQRLNELVKDTYSEVDIICLCIPADEAIGPGDRWIYQQIRAVAPRTTLLVVVTKTDKVPRDKVAAQLLAVSELTEGKAEIVPVSAVAGEQVDVLIDVLAGKLPPGPAFYPDGELTDEPEEVLIAELIREAALEGVRDELPHSLAVVIEEFTEREGRTPEQGEMCDIHAIIYVERDSQKGIVIGKGGSRLREVGTAARTQIEKLLGTKVYLNLRVKIAKNWQRDPKQLGKLGF; encoded by the coding sequence ATGAGTGACGAATTCCGTTCCGGCTTCGTCTGTTTGGTCGGCCGGCCGAACACCGGCAAGTCGACGCTGACCAACGCGCTCGTCGGCACCAAGGTCGCGATCACGTCGAATCGCCCGCAGACCACGCGGCACACCATCCGCGGCATCGTGCACCGCGAGGACTTCCAGATCATCCTGGTGGACACGCCCGGTCTGCACCGGCCGCGCACGCTGCTCGGCCAGCGGCTCAACGAACTGGTCAAGGACACGTATTCCGAGGTCGACATCATCTGTCTGTGCATCCCGGCGGACGAGGCCATCGGGCCCGGCGACCGCTGGATCTACCAGCAGATCCGTGCTGTCGCACCGCGAACCACGCTGCTGGTGGTCGTTACCAAGACCGACAAGGTGCCGCGCGACAAGGTGGCCGCGCAGCTGCTGGCGGTCAGTGAGCTCACCGAGGGCAAGGCCGAGATCGTGCCGGTGTCCGCGGTGGCCGGCGAACAGGTCGATGTCCTGATCGACGTGCTGGCCGGCAAGCTGCCGCCGGGGCCGGCGTTCTACCCGGACGGCGAACTGACCGACGAACCCGAGGAAGTGCTCATCGCCGAGCTCATCCGCGAAGCCGCGCTGGAAGGCGTCCGCGACGAACTGCCGCACTCATTGGCGGTGGTCATCGAGGAGTTCACCGAGCGCGAAGGCCGCACCCCCGAGCAGGGCGAGATGTGCGACATCCACGCCATCATCTACGTCGAGCGCGACAGCCAGAAGGGCATCGTGATCGGCAAGGGCGGCTCCCGCTTGCGTGAGGTCGGGACGGCGGCGCGGACGCAGATCGAGAAGCTGCTCGGCACCAAGGTGTACCTGAACCTGCGGGTCAAGATCGCCAAGAACTGGCAGCGTGACCCGAAACAGCTTGGCAAGCTGGGCTTTTAA
- a CDS encoding Fur family transcriptional regulator → MSAPTRSTKQRTAIAALLTNVEEFRSAQELHDELRRRGEGIGLTTVYRTLQSMAAAGQVDSLRNDSGEALYRRCSQAHHHHHLVCRQCGATVEVAGTEVEAWATETAAAHGFSDVSHTIEIFGVCSACTGA, encoded by the coding sequence GTGAGCGCTCCCACCCGGTCCACCAAGCAGCGCACCGCGATCGCGGCGCTGCTCACCAACGTCGAAGAATTCCGGTCCGCACAGGAGCTGCACGACGAACTGCGCCGCCGCGGCGAGGGCATCGGCCTGACGACCGTCTACCGCACCCTGCAGTCGATGGCCGCGGCCGGACAGGTCGACAGCCTGCGCAACGACAGCGGTGAGGCGCTCTACCGGCGCTGCTCGCAGGCCCACCATCACCATCACCTCGTGTGCCGGCAGTGCGGCGCCACGGTCGAGGTGGCCGGCACCGAGGTCGAGGCGTGGGCCACCGAAACCGCTGCCGCCCATGGCTTTTCCGATGTCAGTCACACCATCGAGATTTTCGGGGTGTGCTCGGCCTGCACCGGCGCCTGA
- a CDS encoding amidase yields the protein MAERSAQPRFPTLTQQLYRLASGTVTSQQIVRQSLDAIAASQLELNAFRVVFTEQALADAAEADRKRAAGQHLPLLGVPIAIKDDVDVAGVPTRFGTDGDVPPATADAEVVRRLKAAGAVIVGKTNTCELGQWPFTSGPGFGHTRNPWSRAHTPGGSSGGSAAAVAAGLVTAAIGSDGAGSVRIPAAWTHLVGIKPQRGRISTWPLPEAFNGITVNGVLARTVADAALVLDAASGNVDGDLHKPAPIAAAEAVGRAPGPLRVALSTKFPFTLFPARLHPEIRAALNTVAGQLEELGHTVRPDDPEYGLQLSVDFLARSTTGLAEWRDRVGPDVTLDRRTRANIRTGWLLSEHALREARRREAAHQRRIGWIFNLVDVVLAPTTAQPPPLIDAFDRLGSTATDRAIIAACPVCWPWNALGWPSINVPAGFTADGLPIGVQLMGPEGSEPLLISLAASLEAISGWATKQPDNWWTQP from the coding sequence ATGGCCGAACGTTCCGCGCAGCCCCGATTCCCGACTCTGACCCAGCAGTTGTACCGCCTCGCGAGCGGCACGGTGACGTCACAGCAGATCGTGCGGCAGTCGCTGGATGCCATCGCGGCCAGTCAGCTCGAGCTGAACGCCTTCCGGGTGGTCTTCACCGAACAGGCGCTCGCCGACGCCGCCGAAGCAGACCGCAAACGTGCTGCCGGACAACATCTTCCGCTTCTCGGCGTACCCATCGCGATCAAGGACGACGTCGACGTCGCGGGCGTGCCCACCCGGTTCGGCACCGACGGCGACGTGCCCCCGGCCACCGCGGACGCCGAGGTGGTGCGCCGGCTGAAGGCGGCCGGCGCGGTGATCGTCGGCAAGACCAACACCTGCGAACTCGGCCAGTGGCCGTTCACCAGCGGGCCCGGTTTCGGGCACACCCGCAATCCCTGGTCGCGCGCGCACACCCCGGGCGGGTCGTCGGGCGGTAGCGCCGCGGCCGTCGCGGCCGGATTGGTCACCGCCGCAATCGGATCCGACGGTGCGGGCAGCGTCCGCATCCCCGCCGCATGGACCCATCTGGTCGGCATCAAGCCGCAGCGCGGACGCATCTCCACCTGGCCGCTGCCCGAGGCCTTCAACGGCATCACGGTCAACGGGGTGCTGGCCCGGACGGTCGCCGACGCGGCCCTGGTTCTCGACGCCGCCTCCGGCAACGTCGACGGTGATCTCCACAAACCGGCGCCCATCGCCGCGGCCGAGGCCGTCGGCCGGGCACCGGGTCCTTTGCGCGTCGCGTTGTCGACCAAGTTTCCGTTCACCCTGTTCCCCGCCCGGTTGCATCCGGAGATCCGGGCCGCGCTGAACACCGTTGCGGGACAACTCGAAGAACTCGGGCACACCGTCCGGCCGGACGATCCGGAGTACGGACTGCAGCTGTCCGTGGACTTCCTCGCCCGTTCCACGACGGGACTCGCCGAATGGCGCGACCGGGTGGGACCCGACGTGACCCTCGACCGCCGCACCCGGGCCAACATCCGGACGGGATGGCTGCTGTCGGAGCACGCGCTCCGCGAGGCACGGCGGCGTGAAGCCGCCCATCAGCGCCGCATCGGCTGGATTTTCAATCTCGTCGACGTCGTGCTGGCGCCGACCACCGCGCAGCCGCCACCGCTGATCGACGCCTTCGACCGGCTCGGCAGCACCGCCACCGACCGCGCCATCATCGCGGCGTGCCCGGTGTGCTGGCCGTGGAACGCGCTCGGCTGGCCGTCGATCAACGTCCCGGCCGGCTTCACCGCCGACGGGCTGCCCATCGGTGTGCAGCTGATGGGTCCCGAAGGCAGCGAGCCGCTGCTGATTTCCCTGGCCGCCAGTCTGGAGGCGATCAGCGGCTGGGCCACCAAGCAGCCCGACAACTGGTGGACTCAGCCCTAG
- a CDS encoding glycine--tRNA ligase — translation MASIIDTVANLAKRRGLVFQSGEIYGGTKSAWDYGPLGVELKENIKRQWWKSVVTSRDDVVGLDSAIILPRQVWVASGHVAVFNDPLVECLNCHKRHRQDHMQEAYALKKGLDDPDAVPMDEIVCPDCGTKGQWTEPRDFNMMLKTYLGPIESEEGMHYLRPETAQGIFVNFANVVTTARKKPPFGIGQIGKSFRNEITPGNFIFRTREFEQMEMEFFVEPSTAPGWHKYWIDTRFQWYVDLGINPENLRLYEHPLEKLSHYSAGTTDIEYKFGFAGNPWGELEGIANRTNFDLSTHAEHSGVDLSFYDQGTDTRYVPYVIEPAAGLTRSLMAFLVDSYHEDEAPNAKGGVDKRTVLKLDPRLAPVKAAVLPLSRNADLSPKARDLAAELRKNWNVEFDDAGAIGRRYRRQDEIGTPFCITVDFDSLEDHAVTIRERDAMTQERVAIDAVSDYLAVRLKGC, via the coding sequence GTGGCGTCCATCATCGACACCGTTGCCAACCTGGCCAAACGCCGTGGTCTGGTCTTCCAGTCCGGCGAAATCTACGGCGGCACAAAGTCTGCGTGGGATTACGGGCCACTGGGTGTCGAGCTCAAGGAGAACATCAAGCGCCAGTGGTGGAAGTCCGTCGTCACGTCCCGCGACGACGTCGTCGGCCTGGACAGCGCGATCATCCTGCCCCGTCAGGTGTGGGTGGCCTCGGGCCACGTCGCGGTGTTCAACGACCCGCTGGTCGAGTGCCTGAACTGCCACAAGCGGCACCGTCAGGACCACATGCAGGAGGCCTACGCCCTGAAGAAGGGCCTCGATGACCCCGATGCCGTGCCGATGGACGAGATCGTCTGCCCGGACTGCGGCACCAAGGGCCAGTGGACCGAGCCCCGCGACTTCAACATGATGCTCAAGACCTACCTCGGGCCCATCGAGTCCGAGGAAGGCATGCACTACCTGCGCCCGGAGACCGCGCAGGGCATCTTCGTGAACTTCGCCAACGTGGTGACCACCGCGCGCAAGAAGCCGCCGTTCGGCATCGGCCAGATCGGCAAGAGCTTCCGCAACGAGATCACGCCCGGCAACTTCATCTTCCGCACCCGCGAGTTCGAGCAGATGGAGATGGAGTTCTTCGTCGAGCCCTCGACCGCGCCGGGGTGGCACAAGTACTGGATCGACACCCGCTTCCAGTGGTACGTCGACCTGGGCATCAACCCGGAGAACCTGCGCCTCTACGAGCACCCGCTGGAGAAGCTGTCGCACTACAGCGCCGGCACCACCGACATCGAGTACAAGTTCGGCTTCGCCGGCAACCCGTGGGGTGAGCTCGAAGGTATCGCCAACCGCACCAACTTCGACCTCAGCACGCACGCCGAGCACTCGGGCGTCGACCTGTCGTTCTACGACCAGGGCACCGACACCCGCTACGTGCCGTACGTCATCGAACCCGCGGCCGGCCTGACGCGCTCGCTGATGGCGTTCCTGGTCGACTCGTACCACGAGGACGAGGCCCCCAACGCCAAGGGCGGCGTCGACAAGCGCACCGTGCTCAAGCTCGACCCGCGCCTCGCGCCGGTGAAGGCCGCGGTGCTGCCGCTGTCGCGCAACGCCGATCTGTCGCCCAAGGCCCGCGACCTGGCCGCCGAGCTGCGCAAGAACTGGAACGTCGAGTTCGACGACGCCGGCGCCATCGGCCGCCGCTACCGTCGCCAGGACGAGATCGGCACGCCGTTCTGCATCACGGTCGACTTCGACTCGCTCGAGGACCACGCCGTGACCATCCGCGAGCGTGACGCCATGACCCAGGAGCGCGTCGCCATCGACGCCGTCAGCGACTACCTCGCGGTGCGCCTCAAGGGCTGCTGA